Proteins found in one Melioribacteraceae bacterium 4301-Me genomic segment:
- a CDS encoding gliding motility protein GldC, translating into MARRAEITLYVDLDDNQYPEKIAWKATDLPNESLQSCNAFLLSIWDSNQRSTYSIDLWTKEMLIDDMKDFFAQTFLKLADTYYNSTRDSRGADMIKIFANNFNKSI; encoded by the coding sequence ATGGCAAGACGAGCTGAAATAACTTTGTACGTAGACTTGGATGATAATCAATATCCTGAAAAAATAGCATGGAAAGCTACAGATTTACCTAATGAGTCACTCCAATCTTGCAATGCTTTTTTATTATCAATTTGGGATTCAAATCAAAGGTCTACATACAGCATTGATTTATGGACGAAGGAAATGCTAATTGACGATATGAAAGATTTTTTTGCTCAGACTTTCTTGAAATTAGCTGATACTTATTACAATTCTACTAGGGATTCACGAGGCGCTGATATGATTAAAATATTTGCAAATAATTTTAACAAGAGCATATAA
- a CDS encoding RNA polymerase sigma factor RpoD/SigA — MIELKITKQFTNRESKSLDQYLQEIGKVDLLTPEQEIELAKRIKKGDQAALEKLTKANLRFVVSVAKQYQNQGLPLGDLINEGNLGLIKAGKRFDETRGFKFISYAVWWIRQSIMQAIAEQSRMVRLPLNRVGALNKMSKALSQLEQEYERRPNPEEIAAQLDMNVDDVTYAMQIAGRHVSVDAPFAHSEDNSNSLLDVMPNEDQPSPDNHLMKESLKKEIERSLSTLTEREAEVIRLYFGIGKEHSLTLEEIGEKLNLTRERVRQIKEKALIRLRHSNRSKNLKTYLG, encoded by the coding sequence GTGATAGAATTGAAAATAACAAAGCAATTTACAAATCGAGAGAGTAAGTCTTTAGACCAATATCTACAAGAGATTGGTAAGGTCGATTTGTTAACTCCAGAGCAAGAGATAGAGCTTGCTAAAAGGATTAAAAAAGGTGATCAAGCTGCTTTAGAAAAATTAACTAAAGCAAATTTAAGATTTGTTGTTAGTGTTGCAAAACAATACCAAAATCAAGGTTTACCATTAGGTGATTTAATTAATGAAGGAAATCTTGGCTTAATAAAAGCTGGTAAAAGATTTGATGAAACCAGAGGATTTAAATTTATCTCCTATGCAGTTTGGTGGATTCGGCAATCAATTATGCAGGCAATTGCTGAACAATCAAGAATGGTCCGTCTTCCTCTTAATAGAGTAGGCGCACTAAACAAGATGAGTAAAGCTTTAAGTCAATTAGAGCAAGAATATGAACGAAGACCTAATCCAGAAGAAATAGCAGCTCAACTTGATATGAACGTGGATGACGTTACTTACGCAATGCAAATTGCCGGAAGACATGTTTCAGTTGATGCGCCTTTTGCACACAGTGAAGATAACAGCAACAGCCTTTTAGATGTTATGCCTAATGAGGACCAACCTTCTCCAGATAATCATTTAATGAAGGAATCTCTTAAGAAGGAAATTGAAAGGTCACTTTCTACTTTAACTGAAAGGGAAGCTGAGGTAATCAGGCTTTATTTCGGAATAGGAAAAGAACATTCATTGACTCTTGAAGAAATTGGTGAAAAACTTAATCTTACCCGTGAACGCGTTAGACAAATTAAAGAGAAAGCCCTAATCAGATTACGACATTCCAATCGAAGTAAAAATTTAAAAACTTACTTAGGATAA